From the genome of Burkholderia pyrrocinia:
CGATGGACGAAAAAAAGCCGCCTGCGATGAAGCAGGCGGCTTTTTTAGCCAGGGCGCCGGCATGCGTGCCGGCGCGGCGTCACTCCTGGGCGCCCGTCGCGCCGCCGTGCGCAGCCGACCACTCGGCCGGCGCGTGCAGGAACTTCTCGACTTCGTCGAGCGTCTTCGTCTCGAAGTAGCCCGATGCCTTCGCGACGCGCAGCACGTCCCACCACGTCGCCAGCGCGTGCAGGTCGACGTCGATGTCCTTCAGGACCGACATGCTTTCCTTGAAGATGTCGTAGTGGAACAGCACGAAGCAGTGGTTCACCGTCGCGCCCGCGGTGCGCAGCGCGTTGACGAAGTTGATCTTGCTGCGGCTGTCGGTCGTCAGGTCTTCCACCAGCAGCACGCGCGAGCCTTCTTCCAGATGGCCCTCGATCTGCGCGTTGCGGCCGAAACCCTTCGGCTTCTTGCGCACGTACTGCATCGGCACCATCATCCGGTCCGCGATCCACGCCGCGAACGGGATGCCGGCCGTCTCGCCGCCCGCCACCGCGTCGATCTGCTCGAAGCCGATGTCGCGCGTGATCGTCGTTTCCGCCATTTCCATCAGCGCACGGCGCACGCGCGGATACGAGATCAGCTTGCGGCAGTCGATATAGACGGGGCTTGCCCAGCCGGACGTGAAGATGAACGGTTTTTCGGCGTTGAAGTGCACCGCCTGCACTTCGAGCAGGATTTTGGCGGTCGTATCCGAGATCGACTGACGATCGTAGCCTGTCATGGGCATTCCTTGGGTGTTGAGCGAGGATCGGGCGCGGGCCCGGTGGCGCAGCAAGGGGAACCTGCCCAGGGGGCCGGGGCGCGATCGGAGGGCCAATCGCATCGCTGCGCGCGTAGCCCGCTATTTTACCCGATTCAGGCCGCTTTTCGGCGGAATTCGCGCAGGTTCGCGGTGCGGCTCACCACCGGCGAAACAAACGGGGACCGACCGCTTGCACCCCGATGCCGGGGATGCGGCGCTGCACCAACGCGCGTCATGCGCGGGGTGTACACTAGGCGACCCTTAGAAATCGTTCAGTACTTTGTACTTTCCTCTTGCCACCCGCCAAGGTTCGATGGCGCGCCGACCCGGCGCGTCGCGTGCCGTCTCTCAGTCGACCATCCCCTCGATTCAAGCAGACGCGGCCGAAGGTGCTGTGTACTGAACCGTCAAAATTTCGCATGTCTCTCGCAGGTCAATCATGGACGAACAACTGAAGCAGGCCGCTCTCGCTTATCACCTGAACCCGAAACCCGGCAAGATTTCGGTCACCCCGACCAAGCCGCTGTCGAACCAGCTCGATCTGTCGCTCGCGTATTCGCCGGGCGTCGCCGCGGCGTGCGAGGCGATCCACGCCGATCCGCTCGACGCGCAGAAGTACACGTCGCGCGGCAACCTCGTCGGCGTCATCACGAACGGCACGGCCGTGCTCGGCCTCGGCAACATCGGCCCGCTTGCCGCGAAGCCGGTGATGGAAGGCAAGGGCTGCCTCTTCAAGAAATTCGCGGGCATCGACGTGTTCGACATCGAACTGTCGGAGTCCGACCCCGACAAGCTCGTCGAGGCGATCGCGATGCTCGAGCCGACGCTCGGCGGCATCAACCTCGAGGACATCAAGGCGCCGGAATGCTTCTACATCGAGCAGAAGCTGCGCGAGCGCATGAAGATCCCCGTTTTCCACGATGACCAGCACGGCACCGCGATCATCGCGTCGGCCGCGATCCTGAACGGCCTGAAGGTCGTCGGCAAGAAGCTGTCCGAAGTGAAGCTCGTGTGCTCGGGCGCCGGCGCCGCGGCCATCGCGTGTCTGGACCTGCTGGTGAACCTCGGCCTGACGAAGTCGAACATCCTCGTCGCCGATTCGAAGGGCGTGATCTACGAAGGGCGCGGCAATCTCGATCCGTCGAAGCAGCGTTATGCGGCGACCACCGACGCGCGCACGCTCGCCGACGCGATCGTCGGCGCGGACGTGTTCCTCGGCTGCTCGAGCGCGGGCGTGCTGAAGCAGGACATGGTCAAGACGATGGGCGACCGGCCGCTGATCCTGGCGCTCGCGAACCCGGAGCCGGAGATCCGCCCGGAAGACGCGAAGGCCGTGCGCCCGGACGCGATCGTCGCGACCGGCCGTTCGGACTACCCGAACCAGGTCAACAACGTGCTGTGCTTCCCGTTCATCTTCCGCGGCGCGCTCGACGTCGGCGCGACGACGATCACGGAAGAAATGAAGCTCGCGTGCGTGCGCGCGATCGCCGAGCTGGCCCAGGAAACCGACCAGAGCGAGGAAGTCGCGAAGGCGTATGAAGGCCACTCGCTCGAATTCGGGCCCGACTACCTGATCCCGAAGCCGTTCGACCCGCGCCTGATCATCAAGATCGCGCCGGCCGTCGCACAGGCCGCGATGGATTCGGGCGTCGCGACGCGTCCGATCCAGGACATGGACGCGTACCGCGAGCAGCTCGGTGCGACCGTCTACCGCACCGGCATGGTGATGCGCCCGGTGTTCGCGACCGCGAAGAAGAAGCAGGCCCGCATCGTGTTCGCCGAGGGCGAGGACGAGCGCGTGCTGCGCGCCGCGCAGTTCGTGCTGCAGGAAAAGATCGCGCAGCCGATCATCGTCGGCCGTCCGTCGGTCGTCGAGATGCGCCTCGCGAAGATCGGCTCGAAGCTGAAAGCCGGCGTCGACTTCGAAATCGTCAATCCGGAAGACGACACGCGTTACCACCGCTACTGGCAGGCGTACCACGACATCGCCGCGCGCGACGGCGTGACGCCGGAAGTCGCGAAGGCCGCGATGCGCAAGTTCAACACGCTGATCGGCGCGATGCTCGTGCACCTGGGCGACGCGGACGGGATGATCTGCGGGATGATCGACACGTTCCACAGCCACCTGAAGTTCATCGAGCAGGTGCTGGGCCGTGCGAAGGGCGCGGAGCACTTCGCGGCGATGAACCTGCTGATGCTGCCGGGCCGCAACCTGTTCCTGTGCGACACGTACGTGAACGAGCTGCCGAGCGCCGAACAGCTCGCCGACATGACGATCCAGGCCGCGGCCGAGATCGAGCGTTTCGGCATCGCGCCGAAGGCCGCGCTGCTGTCGAACTCGAACTTCGGCAGCGCGCCGTCGGCGTCGTCGCGCCGGATGGCAGAGGCTCGCAAGCTGATCGCCGAACGTGCGCCGAACCTGGAAGTCGACGGCGAAATGCACGGCGATGCGGCGCTGTCGGAAGTGATTCGCAAGCAGGCATTCCCGGGCACGACGCTGTCCGGCGAAGCGAACCTGCTGATCATGCCGAACGTCGAAGCCGCGAACATCGCGTACAACCTGCTGAAGATGGTCGGCGGCGAAGGCGTGACGGTCGGCCCGTTCCTGCTCGGCGCCGCGCAGCCGGTCCACATCCTGACGCCGGCCGCGACCGTGCGCCGGATCATCAACATGACGGCCGTTGCCGCCGCGAACGTGAACACGAAGTAAGTTCTCGCCCGCGTGTGCCGCGCTTCAGGCGCGGCGCAATGAAAAACGCCACGGAACCTGCGTTCCGTGGCTTTTTTTTATCGTGAACCGCTGCCGGCGCGGGCGGGCGTCCGAACCGCGAACGCCCGCCGCGCGCCGTTACGCGACCTGCTGGTGCGACTGGCCGCCCGTCGGCGAACGCCACTTCGCGAGCAGCGTGTCCCACTTCTGGCGTACCGCGCGCAGGTTGTTCTCCTTCACGTGGCCGTAGCCGCGAATGCCGTCCGGCAGCGCCGCGAGCTCGAGTGCGAGCGGGCGGTTGGCCGCGTTCAGCTTGGCCGTCACCTCGTCGATCAGCGCTTCGTACTCGCCGATCAGCGCACGCTCGGTGCGGCGCTCCTCGGTACGGCCGAACGGGTCGAGCCCCGTGCCGCGCAGGAACTTCGCCTTCGCGAGCCACCGGAACGCCGACATCATCCACGGGCCGTACGCCTTCTTCACGAGATGGCCGTGCGCGTCCGTCTTCGCGAACAGCGGCGGCGCGAGGTGGAATTTCAGCTTCCAGTCGCCTTCGAACTGCGCGGACAGGCGTGCGAGGAACGCGGGATCGGACTGCAGCCGCGCGACCTCGTATTCGTCCTTGTACGCCATCAGCTTGAACAGGTTGCGCGCGACCGCTTCGGTCAGTTGCTCCTGCACCGTGTCGCCGTCCGCCAGCGCGCGCTCGGCCGCGCGCACCTTGTCGACGAACGCCGCATAGCGCGATGCGTACGCGGCGTTCTGGTACGCGGTGAGGAATTCCACGCGCTTCGCGATCAGCGCGTCGACCGCCTTCTTCGTGTGCAGCGCGATTACCGTGGCGCCTTGCGCGGGGCGAGCATCGCCGGCCGCGGCGTGCTTCACGCTGGCCAGGTCGTACGCGGCGCGCCGGCCCCAGTCGAAGGCCGCGCGGTTCTTCTCGACCGACACGGCGTTCAGCTCGATCGCGCGTTCGAGCGACGCGAGCGTGAGCGGCAGCCAGCCCTTCTGCCACGCGTAGCCGAGCACGAACGGGTTCGTATAGATCGCGTCGCCGAGCAGCGCGACCGCGAAACGGTTCGCGTCGATGAAATCGACGGCTTCACCTGCTGCCGCGCGGATGTCATTCTCCGCGGACACGCCGGGGAACGCCCAGTTCGGGTTCTTGATGAACTCGGCGGTCGGCGTCTGCGCGCTGTTGACGACCACGCGCGTCGTGTCGTGCCGCATCCGCGACGTGCACTCGTCGCCGGCCGTGACGATCGCGTCGCAGCCGATCACGAGGTCGGCTTCACCCATCGCGATCCGCGTCGCGTGGATATCGGTCGGCGCGTGCGAGATCTGCACGTGGCTCATCACGGCGCCGCCTTTCTGCGCGAGGCCCGTGACGTCGAGCACGGTCACGCCCT
Proteins encoded in this window:
- a CDS encoding orotate phosphoribosyltransferase; the encoded protein is MTGYDRQSISDTTAKILLEVQAVHFNAEKPFIFTSGWASPVYIDCRKLISYPRVRRALMEMAETTITRDIGFEQIDAVAGGETAGIPFAAWIADRMMVPMQYVRKKPKGFGRNAQIEGHLEEGSRVLLVEDLTTDSRSKINFVNALRTAGATVNHCFVLFHYDIFKESMSVLKDIDVDLHALATWWDVLRVAKASGYFETKTLDEVEKFLHAPAEWSAAHGGATGAQE
- a CDS encoding NADP-dependent malic enzyme, with the protein product MDEQLKQAALAYHLNPKPGKISVTPTKPLSNQLDLSLAYSPGVAAACEAIHADPLDAQKYTSRGNLVGVITNGTAVLGLGNIGPLAAKPVMEGKGCLFKKFAGIDVFDIELSESDPDKLVEAIAMLEPTLGGINLEDIKAPECFYIEQKLRERMKIPVFHDDQHGTAIIASAAILNGLKVVGKKLSEVKLVCSGAGAAAIACLDLLVNLGLTKSNILVADSKGVIYEGRGNLDPSKQRYAATTDARTLADAIVGADVFLGCSSAGVLKQDMVKTMGDRPLILALANPEPEIRPEDAKAVRPDAIVATGRSDYPNQVNNVLCFPFIFRGALDVGATTITEEMKLACVRAIAELAQETDQSEEVAKAYEGHSLEFGPDYLIPKPFDPRLIIKIAPAVAQAAMDSGVATRPIQDMDAYREQLGATVYRTGMVMRPVFATAKKKQARIVFAEGEDERVLRAAQFVLQEKIAQPIIVGRPSVVEMRLAKIGSKLKAGVDFEIVNPEDDTRYHRYWQAYHDIAARDGVTPEVAKAAMRKFNTLIGAMLVHLGDADGMICGMIDTFHSHLKFIEQVLGRAKGAEHFAAMNLLMLPGRNLFLCDTYVNELPSAEQLADMTIQAAAEIERFGIAPKAALLSNSNFGSAPSASSRRMAEARKLIAERAPNLEVDGEMHGDAALSEVIRKQAFPGTTLSGEANLLIMPNVEAANIAYNLLKMVGGEGVTVGPFLLGAAQPVHILTPAATVRRIINMTAVAAANVNTK